A single Cygnus atratus isolate AKBS03 ecotype Queensland, Australia chromosome 11, CAtr_DNAZoo_HiC_assembly, whole genome shotgun sequence DNA region contains:
- the RASL12 gene encoding ras-like protein family member 12 → MSSMFGKPRAGAERPPQSPLAECNVAILGCRGAGKSALTVKFLTKRFISEYDPNLEDTYTSEELVDQQPVLLKVMDTADQDGPGNCERYLRWANAFLVVYSIDDRESFEGCRRYLDVLARHARGCQHESPVLLLGNKLDMEQYRQVTKAEGMSLASKFGCLFYEVSACQDFAAVQHVFHEAVREVRREAERSVPLRPLFIAEERPCLHVATPATLATRQGLASCTLNTLSTVNYKEIPSVAQAKLVTVKSSRAQSKRKAPTLTLLKGFKIF, encoded by the exons ATGTCCTCGATGTTCGGCAAGCCCCGGGCTGGAGCCGAGCGGCCGCCCCAGAGCCCCCTCGCCGAGTGCAACGTGGCCATCCTGGGGTGCCGAGGGGCCGGCAAGTCAG ctctgacaGTGAAGTTTCTGACCAAGAGGTTCATCAGCGAGTATGATCCCAACTTGG AGGACACCTACACCTCGGAGGAGCTGGTGGACCAGCAGCCCGTGCTGCTGAAGGTGATGGACACCGCCGACCAG GACGGCCCCGGGAACTGCGAGCGCTACCTGCGCTGGGCCAACGCCTTCCTCGTGGTCTACAGCATCGACGACAGGGAGAGCTTCGAGGGCTGCCGCCGCTACCTCGACGTCCTCGCCCGGCACGCGCGGGGCTGCCAGCACGAGAGCCCCGTGCTCCTGCTGGGCAACAAGCTGGACATGGAGCAGTACAG GCAGGTGACCAAAGCCGAAGGGATGTCCCTGGCCAGCAAGTTCGGGTGCCTTTTCTACGAGGTGTCGGCGTGCCAGGACTTCGCGGCGGTGCAGCACGTCTTCCACGAGGCGGTGCGGGAGGTGCGGCGCGAGGCGGAGCGCAGCGTGCCCCTCCGGCCCCTCTTCATCGCCGAGGAGCGGCCCTGCCTGCACGTGGCCACCCCGGCCACCTTGGCCACCCGGCAAGGGCTGGCCAGCTGCACCCTCAACACCCTCTCCACCGTCAACTACAAGGAGATCCCCTCGGTGGCCCAGGCCAAGCTGGTCACCGTCAAGTCCTCGCGGGCTCAGAGCAAGAGGAAAGCGCCCACGCTCACCTTGCTGAAAGGCTTCAAGATATTTTAA
- the KBTBD13 gene encoding kelch repeat and BTB domain-containing protein 13, whose amino-acid sequence MTPEEDGARAPASVRIRVEGQLFSVEKTLLVESSEYFRALFRSGMKESTQEEIVLGELSAAGFLAMLRVLAGERPVLGGEETFQAVECAAFLQVKPLAKYLINTINSDNCILLYQAAAIFGLLDLFHCAALYIRDSYAELEDYLDCLSADLLAYVEALLPSSFVAVGAHTPTFEFLEDLSRTICYLDEEANTWRTLSCLPLSASTFLAGMATMDNKIYIVGGVYGASKQVVESSFCYDADTNAWSEFPSPHQLRYDVRLVGHEGCLYAIGGEYEKISLKSVERYEVSSNTWTFISDLPQPSSAAPCAQALGQIFVCLWKPLDTTVIYEYESQQDAWLPVTELKRHQSYGHCMVAHRDNLYVMRNGPSDDFLRCVIDCFNLTSRQWTALPGQFLNSKGALFTALIKGDTVYTVNKMLTLLYSVEEETWRFKKERAGFPRSGSLQTFLLRLPRRDHDVAT is encoded by the coding sequence ATGACCCCGGAGGAGGACGGCGCTCGGGCACCGGCCAGCGTGCGTATCCGTGTGGAGGGGCAGCTGTTCTCGGTGGAGAAGACCCTGCTGGTGGAGAGCAGCGAGTATTTCCGTGCCCTGTTCCGCTCGGGCATGAAGGAGAGCACGCAGGAGGAGATCGTGCTGGGGGAGCTGAGCGCCGCCGGGTTCCTCGCCATGCTGCGGGTGCTGGCGGGCGAGCGGCCGGTGCTGGGTGGCGAGGAGACCTTCCAGGCGGTCGAATGCGCCGCCTTCCTGCAGGTGAAGCCCTTGGCCAAGTACCTGATCAACACCATCAACTCCGACAACTGCATCCTGCTGTACCAAGCCGCGGCCATATTCGGCCTCCTGGACCTCTTCCACTGCGCCGCGCTCTACATCAGGGACAGCTACGCCGAGCTGGAGGACTACCTGGACTGCCTCTCCGCCGACCTGTTGGCCTACGTGGAggccctcctgcccagctccttcGTGGCTGTGGGAGCCCACACTCCCACCTTCGAGTTCCTGGAGGACCTCTCCAGGACCATCTGCTACCTGGACGAGGAGGCCAACACGTGGAGGACCCTCTCCTGCCTGCCGCTGAGCGCCAGCACGTTCCTAGCCGGCATGGCGACCATGGACAACAAGATCTACATCGTGGGGGGCGTCTACGGGGCCAGCAAGCAGGTGGTGGAGAGCAGCTTCTGCTACGACGCGGACACCAACGCCTGGAGCGAGTTCCCCAGCCCGCACCAGCTGCGCTACGATGTCAGGCTGGTGGGCCACGAGGGCTGCCTCTACGCCATCGGCGGCGAGTATGAGAAGATCTCGCTGAAGTCCGTGGAGCGCTACGAGGTGTCCTCCAACACCTGGACCTTCATCTCCGACCTGCCGCAGCCGAGCTCAGCCGCACCCTGCGCCCAAGCCCTGGGGCAGATCTTCGTCTGCCTGTGGAAGCCACTGGACACCACCGTCATCTACGAGTACGAGAGCCAGCAAGACGCCTGGCTTCCCGTCACCGAGCTCAAGCGGCACCAGAGCTACGGGCACTGCATGGTGGCCCACCGCGACAACCTCTACGTCATGCGCAACGGCCCCTCGGACGACTTCTTGCGCTGCGTCATCGACTGCTTCAACCTGACCTCGCGGCAGTGGACGGCTCTGCCCGGGCAGTTCCTGAACAGCAAAGGAGCTCTCTTCACCGCCCTCATCAAGGGTGACACGGTCTACACGGTCAACAAGATGCTGACGCTCCTCTACTCGGTGGAAGAGGAGACCTGGAGGTTCAAGAAGGAGCGGGCGGGTTTCCCGCGCAGCGGCTCCCTGCAGACCTTCCTCCTGCGGCTGCCGCGGCGCGACCACGACGTCGCCACGTAG
- the UBAP1L gene encoding ubiquitin-associated protein 1-like: protein MSYLDGVPFRTAKSLEGDPVGQNTLIDAPAIDLPDCTDILVSTMHDFSLERKVLYWLEAASQHQTSRHRLTTDTVPTAPPCWLLLVDPAEGRETAGGRARDGAVRRCISLNAADQGRGRASDTESEAARPEEDGYLEDDEYSSTSWEENDRDENVFRRRNQHVFQQIRPKTSPGLLEPPPENGYKAASPDMGKQRRSLVLFNNMKNELEAARRKLAALVHPLNRAMAENGGLPEPPALPQRSRNNRSLKYGPAAAVSCAGGLVPAPPPGPAIPMPPIRKHKPTVPSLSPYTCLPPARPLASRKTKPDSAADLLAALSQEERDLIEPVIALGYPAHKAILTLQKIGRQSLGQFLGYLRACDRLLKQGYEEGQVEEAMEMFQYSEKKAAEFLHLLAQFNDMGFQQNEIKEVLLLCGNQRDKALEELMMKRQ, encoded by the exons ATGAGCTACCTGGATGGAGTCCCCTTCCGGACGGCCAAGAGCCTCGAAGGAGACCCAGTGGGACAAAACACCCTTATCGATGCACCGGCCATAGACCTTCCTGACTGCACCGACATCCTCGTGAGCACCATG CACGACTTCTCGCTGGAACGAAAGGTGCTCTACTGGCTGGAGGCTGCCTCTCAGCACCAAACCTCCCGGCACCGGCTCACCACCGACACCGTCCCCACGGCCCCGccgtgctggctgctgcttgtGGACCCTGCTGAGGGCAGGGAGACGGCCGGGGGCAGAGCGCGGGATGGTGCGGTGCGGCGCTGCATCAGCCTCAACGCCGCCGAccagggcagaggcagagcctcTGACACGGAGAGCGAGGCCGCGCGCCCGGAGGAGGACGGGTACTTGGAAGATGATGAGTATTCCTCCACCTCCTGGGAAGAAAATGACAGGGATGAGAATGTTTTCAGGAGGAGAAACCAGCATGTCTTTCAGCAGATCCGACCGAAGACATCGCCCGGCTTGCTGGAGCCGCCTCCAGAGAACGGCTACAAGGCAGCGAGCCCGGACATGGGCAAGCAGAGGCGGTCCTTGGTTTTGTTCAACAACATGAAGAATGAGCTGGAAGCAGCCAGGAGGAAGCTGGCTGCTTTGGTGCATCCTTTAAACAGAGCCATGGCTGAGAATGGAGGGCTCCCAGAGCCACCAGCACTCCCCCAGCGCTCCCGAAACAACAGGAGCCTGAAGTATGGGCCGGCAGCAGCCGTATCCTGCGCGGGAGGCTTGGTGCCAGCTCCCCCTCCAGGGCCAGCCATCCCCATGCCCCCCATCCGCAAGCACAAGCCCACAGTGCCG TCCCTCAGCCCCTACACCTGCCTGCCCCCGGCACGGCCGCTGGCATCCCGCAAAACCAAGCCGGATTCGGCGGCCGACCTGCTCGCGGCACTGAGCCAGGAGGAGCGCGACCTCATCGAGCCCGTCATCGCCTTGGGCTACCCGGCCCACAAAGCCATCCTCACCCTCCAGAAGATCGGGAGGCAAAGCCTGGGGCAG TTCCTGGGCTACCTCCGGGCCTGCGACCGGCTGCTGAAGCAGGGCTACGAGGAAGGGCAGGTGGAGGAGGCCATGGAAATGTTCCAGTACTCGGAGAAAAAG GCAGCCGAATTCCTGCACTTGTTAGCTCAGTTCAACGACATGGGTTTCCAGCAGAATGAAATCAAAGAAGTCCTCCTGCTTTGCGGGAACCAGAGAGACAAGGCGCTGGAAGAGCTCATGATGAAGAGGCAGTGA
- the SLC51B gene encoding organic solute transporter subunit beta, producing MKILWLIPFFLLQDTEAFLMKNAKIKLCLQASTSDESLLLEDCNPASHLQDWSWQGDSLINHGTQSCLSVVEASRVQTSPCDSTAYTGWDCSNSLLSPLGSSQGYLVASRKGVGLDNVRGLKAQWWQGVTEGNVCKEKAAKAVQDSYFHAALTSTQVYDHTAYNFTLVGGMDPEKLKDLLWFFRTEDSSTWNYSILALSFVVTILGLLLLGINITRNRKRKIHMYKEAVQAAQQAELEAKQALIPVQEYSPGSPQMREPALQEERAGEVLVQWKDGTITTLYKESSQDAM from the exons ATGAAGATACTCTGGCTAATCCCATTTTTCCTGCTGCAAG ACACGGAAGCTTTTCTGATGAAGAATGCTAAAATCAAGCTGTGTTTACAAGCCAGCACATCGGATGAGAGTTTGCTGCTGGAGGACTGCAACCCAGCATCACATTTGCAGGACTGGTCTTGGCAGGGTGATTCCTTGATAAATCACGGCACGCAGAGCTGCCTCTCTGTGGTGGAGGCCAGCAGAGTGCAGACAAGCCCCTGTGACAGCACAGCTTACACGGGCTGGGACTGCTCGAATTCATTGCTCTCTCctctgggcagcagccagggctaCCTGGTGGCGAGCAGGAAAGGAGTTGGTCTTGATAACGTGAGAGGTCTCAAGGCTCAGTGGTGGCAAGGTGTCACGGAGGGGAATGTCTGCAAGGAGAAAGCAG CCAAGGCAGTGCAAGACAGCTACTTCCATGCAGCCCTTACCAGCACGCAGGTGTACGACCACACAGCATACAACTTTACCCTCGTGGGGGGTATGGATCCAGAAAAGCTGAAGGATCTGCTGTGGTTCTTCCGCACAGAAGACT CATCAACGTGGAATTACTCCATCCTTGCGCTTTCCTTCGTGGTCACGATTCTGGGTCTTCTCCTCCTGGGCATTAACATTACACGAAACAG gaaaaggaagatcCACATGTACAAAGAAGCGGTGCAAGCTGCCCAGCAAGCTGAGCTGGAAGCCAAGCAGGCCCTGATACCGGTGCAGGAGTACAGCCCGGGCAGCCCGCAGATGCGGGAGCCGGcactgcaggaggagagggcaggagaggtgctggtTCAGTGGAAGGACGGGACCATCACCACCCTGTACAAGGAGAGCTCACAGGATGCCATGTAA